The bacterium region ATCCTCCACGCGGCGTCGCTGCGTCAGACTTTCGTCCATTGCGCAAGATCCCTGACTGCTGCCTCCCGTAGGAGTCTGGGCCGTGTCGCAGTCCCAGTCGGGCTGATCGTCCTCTCAGACCAGCTACCCGTCGTAGCCTTGGTAGGCCATTACCCCACCAACTAGCTGATAGGCCACAAGCCCCTCCCGAAGCGAAAAACCATTTACTTGCCGAGCCATGTGGCTCAGCAGGCACATCCGGTATTAGCATCCCTTTCGGAATGTTGTCCCAGTCTTCGGGGCAGGTTGCTTATGTATTACTCCGCCGTTCGCCACTAACTGTAAAAGCAAGCTTCTACAATTCGTTCGACTTGCATGTCTTAGGCACGCCGCCAGCGTTCGTCCTGAGCCAGGATCAAACTCTCCGTATAAAACGGTTACTTTTGATCTGTTCTCGCCGAAGCGAGATTGTCGATTGACTTTGGGACACGCTAAGTGATTCGTTTACCTGCCTAGTTTTCAACGAGCAAGGGGAAACCTTCCCCTAAAGGCGAAGAGTATTATAGACAACACCTCTCTACTTTGTCAAGAGGCTTTCCATAATATTTTTCTATTTTTGCGATCGCCTCCGAAGAAGCTAAATCTAACCTAGAAGAACCAACCACTAAACATTTCAATTCTGATTTTTAATTCAGGAGATCTGCCAGTAGCTGCTTTACAGACTAAAAAACCTCGGCCAGCAAGCTGTCCGAAGTGTCCAGCATCCTATTTCTAGGTACTCATATATAATACCCTACCTACGCATTCGTGTCAAGTATAAATCAAGGGACTTGAATATATTTTGTCCTAATTTTTCGAACCTACTCGTGGCCGCCCTTACAGCACAGCCCTTTTCTTATGCCAGTCGGTGCGTAGTTCGTAGGCGTAGGCAGTGTGGAGGATTTTCTCCTCGCCGAAAGGCTTACCTATTAACTGCAATCCGATTGGAAGGCCGTCTTTAAACCCACAGGGAACGCTGATAGCGGGGACACCGGCTAAGTTGATCGTAATAGTACATACATCACTCAGCTTCATCGCCATGGGGTCATCAGCCTTTTCCCCTATCTTAAACGCTACCGTCGGGCAGACGGGAGTCGCTAGAACATCATATTTTTCAAATGCTTTATCAAAGTCCTGTCGCACGAGGGTTCGCGCTTTCTGTGCCTTTAAATAATAGGCATCATAGTAGCCTGCCGATAGGGTATAAGTGCCGATCATTATGCGCTGGATGACTTCAGCGCCAAAACCTCTCTCCCGAGTAAGTTCAGTCAGCCCGATATGGCTTTCATCTGTAACCCTCAAACCATATTTAATGCCGTCATATCGAGCCAAGTTGCTACTAGCTTCTGCGGGTGCAATAATATAATAGACCGCCAACCCATAATCAACCGAGGGCAATGATGTCTCCTCGACAATTGCACCATTATCAGCTAAGACGTTGACCGCCTTCATAACGGCATCTCGAACAGCCGGGTCAGTGCCCTCTGCCATGAACTCCTTCGGAACCCCAACGCGCAATCCCTTAACGTCCTCCTTTAATGAGGCGGTATAGTCCGGCACATCGAGAACAACTGAAGTCGAATCGAGGGGGTCGTGGCCTGCCAATGCGTTCATCATAAGCGCGCAATCGGTAACATCCTTGGTAATCGGCCCTATCTGATCCAACGAAGAAGCATAAGCTACCAGCCCATAGCGCGAAACGCGCCCATAGGTTGGCTTCATCCCAACCACTCCGCAATATGAGGCCGGAAGCCGAATGGAACCGCCTGTGTCCGAACCAAGAGCAGCAAAGGCTTCACCGGCAGCAACAGCAGCAGCACTACCTCCAGACGAACCTCCTGGAACACAATCTAAGTTCCAAGGGTTATGCGTCGGGAAGAAACCGGAATTCTCGGTCGAAGATCCCATTGCGAACTCATCCATATTGGCTTTGCCGGAAAAGATCGCGCCGATTGACTTTAATTTCTCGACAACCGTCGCATCATAAGGCGGCTCGTAGTTATACAAAATCTTAGATGCGCAGGTGGTACGAATGCCTTTGGTGCACATGTTGTCCTTGAGGGCAATCGGGATACCCAAAAGGTCATCCTTTGCCCCGCTATCCAGCTTCTGCTGGGCGGCGGCGGCCATTTCTTTGGCAACATCATCCAAAACAGTCACATAGGCTTGAACAGACGGTTCTACAGCGGCAACCCGCTTCATCACCGAATCCGTAACCTCGGCAATACTCACTTCGCGTTTTCTTATCAGGTCTCGCACTTCATGTGCGGTCAGCTCAAAGAGTTCCATACTTAGCCCTCATCCTCCACAATACGCGGCACGATAAATAAGTTGTCCTCAGCCTCCGGAGCATTCCGCAAGAATGACTCAGGCAGCAGCGAGCATCTTGTTTGATCCTCTCGAAAAACGTTGAGAATCGGGATTGAGTGGGAAGTAGGCTCGATTTGAGTTGTGTCAAGCTCCTGAAGCTTAGTGAAGTGCTCCATGAGAGCATTAAGATGGCCGAGCAGCCTAACCATTTCCTCTTCCGTCAGCGCCAACCTTGCAAGCTTAGCCACATGACGCACATCTTCTATAATAAGAGCCAAATTGATGCCTCCATATAAAATACCTTCTGATTCTAGCACATGATGCCAGATTGTCACTGTCATAATAGATGCTATTGGTTGAAAGGATAGGGTGCAAAGGAATGTCGGTGTACACACGTTTTTGGCTGCCTGTGTTATTTTTGATGATAGGTCTCTCAGGTTTTGCCCAACAGGTAAGTAAACAACAGATAAGGGTGCCAGAGGAAATTATCATTGAGGCGCCTGATGAGAATTATGACTCCACAACAGGGATCATAAGTGCAAGCGGCGGCGTAGTTATAACTGCGGAGAAAACGAAAATCACCGCCGATGAAATCACTTATAACACACTGAAAGGTCTATTGAATGCGATAGGAAATATCCATTTAACCGATCCGGCCGGTGAAGTTAAGTCATCTAAACTTAGCTATGATTTCGGTTTACAGTATGGATTTGCAGATGAGGTTGAAGCCAGTTCAACCGGCACCGGGTTTTATACTCCTAAACTTGAAATCACTCCGAAAGATTGGGTAGCGCGCAAAGTCAAAGCCAGCACAGGTGGTTATCCTTCGGGTCCCTATAACATGACGGCTAAAAAGATGGTTATCCGCCCCGGGCGAGATATTGTCGCGACGAATGTTTATCTATTAATTGGTAAAACGAAAGTGCTTTGGCTCCCTTGGATACGTATTAACCTCGGCCAAAAAGTAAAAAAATTCCCTTTACCTATAGTTGGTTATGATGGCGCAAAAGGGTTCAACCTCC contains the following coding sequences:
- the gatC gene encoding Asp-tRNA(Asn)/Glu-tRNA(Gln) amidotransferase subunit GatC, translated to MALIIEDVRHVAKLARLALTEEEMVRLLGHLNALMEHFTKLQELDTTQIEPTSHSIPILNVFREDQTRCSLLPESFLRNAPEAEDNLFIVPRIVEDEG
- the gatA gene encoding Asp-tRNA(Asn)/Glu-tRNA(Gln) amidotransferase subunit GatA is translated as MELFELTAHEVRDLIRKREVSIAEVTDSVMKRVAAVEPSVQAYVTVLDDVAKEMAAAAQQKLDSGAKDDLLGIPIALKDNMCTKGIRTTCASKILYNYEPPYDATVVEKLKSIGAIFSGKANMDEFAMGSSTENSGFFPTHNPWNLDCVPGGSSGGSAAAVAAGEAFAALGSDTGGSIRLPASYCGVVGMKPTYGRVSRYGLVAYASSLDQIGPITKDVTDCALMMNALAGHDPLDSTSVVLDVPDYTASLKEDVKGLRVGVPKEFMAEGTDPAVRDAVMKAVNVLADNGAIVEETSLPSVDYGLAVYYIIAPAEASSNLARYDGIKYGLRVTDESHIGLTELTRERGFGAEVIQRIMIGTYTLSAGYYDAYYLKAQKARTLVRQDFDKAFEKYDVLATPVCPTVAFKIGEKADDPMAMKLSDVCTITINLAGVPAISVPCGFKDGLPIGLQLIGKPFGEEKILHTAYAYELRTDWHKKRAVL